From the Priestia koreensis genome, one window contains:
- a CDS encoding YtzH-like family protein has protein sequence MPLDYSHQMGVLKDILSDHQLDCCGTASECAQVGRLIESMLANSTTNERLKDTLHHIYAYTQTAKDCPDLNQHIHTNQQNLSQWVNELSTLS, from the coding sequence ATGCCACTAGATTATTCTCATCAAATGGGCGTTTTAAAAGATATTTTATCTGATCACCAACTGGATTGCTGCGGGACAGCTTCCGAATGTGCTCAGGTTGGTCGCCTCATTGAATCTATGTTAGCCAATAGTACCACGAACGAAAGGCTAAAGGATACGTTACATCACATTTACGCGTATACTCAAACCGCGAAGGATTGTCCGGATTTGAATCAACACATACACACAAATCAGCAAAATTTATCTCAATGGGTAAATGAACTCTCTACCCTATCTTAA
- a CDS encoding phosphotransferase family protein codes for MENILGSGWEVTPAGGATGDAYFAQNSERKLFLKRNSSPFLAVLSAEGIVPKLVWTRRMENGDVITAQHWLKGRELKPKDMASEKVTALLSKIHHSKELLDMLKRLGKVPLLPEHVLQDIYSRLDVELMKIPLIQQAVRYLQRDLAAVHPTDYVVCHCDVNHNNWMLNEEEQLYLIDWDGAMIADPAIDLGLLLYWYIPEQNWEEWLQAYGIELSDNLQKRMKWYVISQTILQIQWHKSKQEHKDMQYWEKYLAQLL; via the coding sequence TTGGAAAATATATTAGGAAGCGGCTGGGAAGTCACACCTGCTGGTGGTGCCACAGGAGATGCTTATTTTGCTCAAAACAGTGAGCGTAAGCTTTTTCTGAAGCGAAACTCTTCTCCTTTTTTGGCAGTTCTTTCGGCAGAGGGAATTGTACCGAAACTTGTGTGGACAAGACGGATGGAGAATGGTGATGTGATCACGGCTCAACATTGGTTAAAAGGTCGTGAACTAAAGCCAAAAGACATGGCATCTGAAAAAGTGACGGCTTTATTAAGTAAGATTCATCATTCGAAAGAATTGTTAGATATGCTGAAACGATTAGGGAAAGTGCCGCTATTACCTGAGCATGTGCTTCAGGATATTTACTCGCGTCTTGACGTGGAATTGATGAAAATTCCATTGATTCAGCAGGCTGTTCGATATCTGCAGCGAGATCTAGCAGCCGTACACCCTACCGATTACGTTGTTTGTCACTGCGATGTCAATCATAATAATTGGATGCTCAATGAAGAGGAGCAGTTGTATTTAATAGACTGGGACGGTGCTATGATAGCAGACCCAGCCATTGATCTTGGATTGCTTCTATACTGGTACATTCCTGAGCAGAATTGGGAAGAGTGGCTACAAGCCTATGGTATTGAGCTATCAGATAACCTTCAAAAACGAATGAAATGGTACGTAATTAGTCAAACGATTCTTCAAATTCAATGGCATAAAAGCAAGCAAGAGCACAAAGATATGCAATATTGGGAGAAATACTTAGCGCAATTACTTTAA
- the pulA gene encoding type I pullulanase: MDVTKREFEAYLDTMDTVTILVPYEEEMPTAFFLMEQNEQVQLPIARTIHLPNMQKYECITTLPIEIGRPYEIIDSRSRRTDLQIGAVIRTPEFDQLFFYTGSDLGVTLTKTETVFKLWAPSATEAKAKILHPETKEEKLREMMRGEKGVWAWCEPKHLDGYLYTYLVRINGTWTEAVDPYARGLTANSEYGIIIDLSRSKQTIAPRPPLAALTDAIIYETHIRDFSISPHSGIKARGTYNAFTEENTATSNGYSTGITYLKELGVTHIELLPVNDYGGVDETDPLKEYNWGYNPLYFNVPEGSYASNPSDGYARVNELKKLISALHQNGMRVILDVVYNHVYVRETSSFEKLVPGYYFRHDYYGMPSNGTGVGNDLASERNMVRKFIIDSITYWLTEFHVDGFRFDLMGILDVQTMNAIRALTDKVDPTILLLGEGWDLNTPLPYDRKATLYNADKIPRIAQFNDQFRDCVKGSTFNIYDRGYALGHLHRKNDVKQSLSGSVAYEKYGKYLFTEPFQSINYVESHDNHTLWDKMSKCNHYETEIVRQKRHTLATSMVLLAQGIPFLHSGQEFYRTKFGVENSYKDPDYINQIDWQRREKFDENVQFIQKLIRFRKQEMALRLPSRSHIQQHVRFLQTSEPVIAYHLTHIKEFSQWSELLLTFNNDLKEQEFSLPDHHRWRVLVKDQRFFEKGEEEEVVSSYKVPPLSVLILGRE; this comes from the coding sequence ATGGACGTCACCAAACGTGAGTTTGAAGCTTATCTAGATACAATGGATACAGTCACTATTTTAGTACCTTATGAAGAGGAAATGCCCACCGCATTTTTTTTAATGGAACAAAATGAACAGGTCCAACTTCCGATTGCGAGAACGATCCATCTTCCTAATATGCAAAAATATGAATGTATTACTACTCTCCCCATTGAAATTGGAAGGCCGTATGAAATTATTGATTCAAGGTCTAGGCGAACAGATCTGCAAATTGGAGCAGTTATTCGCACACCAGAATTTGATCAACTATTTTTCTATACCGGTTCAGATTTAGGTGTTACGTTAACAAAGACAGAAACAGTGTTTAAGCTATGGGCACCGAGTGCAACCGAAGCGAAAGCAAAGATTCTTCATCCTGAAACGAAAGAGGAGAAGCTGAGAGAGATGATGAGAGGTGAAAAGGGAGTATGGGCGTGGTGTGAGCCTAAGCACTTAGATGGTTATCTCTATACGTATCTTGTTCGGATAAATGGTACGTGGACAGAAGCCGTAGATCCTTATGCAAGAGGGCTTACCGCAAACAGTGAATATGGGATAATTATTGATTTATCGCGTTCAAAACAAACGATTGCCCCCAGACCTCCTCTAGCAGCTCTAACGGATGCGATTATTTATGAGACGCATATACGTGATTTTTCGATCTCCCCACATAGTGGGATAAAGGCAAGAGGAACGTACAATGCATTTACGGAAGAAAACACGGCCACATCAAACGGCTACTCAACAGGTATTACTTATTTAAAAGAGCTCGGCGTTACTCATATTGAACTCCTTCCTGTGAATGATTACGGTGGCGTGGACGAAACGGACCCTTTAAAAGAGTATAATTGGGGATATAATCCGCTGTATTTCAATGTTCCTGAAGGTAGCTATGCGTCAAATCCAAGCGATGGTTACGCACGAGTGAATGAATTAAAGAAATTGATTAGCGCTCTTCACCAAAACGGTATGCGGGTTATTTTGGACGTCGTGTATAACCATGTGTACGTTCGTGAAACGTCATCGTTTGAGAAGCTTGTTCCTGGCTATTATTTTCGACATGATTACTACGGAATGCCGTCAAATGGGACCGGAGTTGGAAATGATCTTGCATCAGAACGAAATATGGTGAGAAAATTCATAATCGATTCTATTACTTATTGGCTCACCGAATTTCACGTCGATGGATTTCGATTTGATTTAATGGGAATATTGGACGTTCAAACGATGAATGCGATTCGAGCGTTGACAGACAAAGTTGATCCAACTATTTTACTTTTAGGTGAAGGTTGGGACCTTAATACTCCGCTTCCGTATGATCGAAAAGCGACGCTTTACAACGCAGATAAAATTCCTAGAATTGCACAGTTTAATGATCAGTTTCGGGATTGTGTGAAGGGCAGTACATTTAATATTTATGATCGGGGGTATGCGCTTGGACATCTCCATCGTAAAAACGATGTCAAGCAATCATTAAGTGGAAGCGTCGCCTATGAAAAATACGGAAAATACCTTTTTACCGAGCCGTTCCAAAGTATTAACTATGTTGAGTCACACGATAACCACACGCTTTGGGATAAGATGAGCAAATGTAATCATTACGAAACCGAAATCGTTCGTCAAAAGCGTCATACGCTCGCAACATCAATGGTGTTACTCGCTCAGGGCATTCCGTTTTTGCATAGCGGACAAGAATTTTATCGAACCAAATTTGGGGTGGAAAATAGCTATAAGGACCCCGATTATATTAACCAGATTGATTGGCAAAGGCGCGAAAAATTTGATGAAAACGTTCAATTTATTCAGAAACTCATACGCTTTCGAAAGCAAGAAATGGCGCTACGTCTTCCGAGCCGTTCGCACATCCAACAGCACGTGCGGTTTTTACAGACATCTGAACCTGTCATTGCCTATCATTTGACGCATATAAAAGAATTTAGTCAATGGAGTGAGCTCTTGCTAACGTTTAATAATGATCTAAAAGAGCAAGAATTTTCACTCCCCGATCATCACCGCTGGCGTGTGTTAGTAAAAGATCAACGTTTTTTTGAAAAGGGAGAGGAAGAAGAGGTGGTATCCTCTTACAAAGTCCCACCTCTTAGCGTCCTGATTTTAGGAAGAGAGTGA
- a CDS encoding nuclease-related domain-containing protein: MAQLLKLQDYISRYEQHIYEYPSRFIRLKQQNWKHAKMLFDSGMFLTLPHEEEEESEEPKASLFQSIKGYFQKENKEEVEEAGEEDVFLQPESVDQDLHVYSTEPQTIEDAKVLFLENLLEMQIKWASSTAFEISNVDRRFYHDSVLRYLLQRFPDTYLILYKPIFVVRKATVEVDIIVLTPMETWCISLVESRQGSVFQYSKDRFWTELFQEKQKKIVNPLLSLNRMGSVVQGLYEANGLDIPIKRILLSRNGYFDCPTPPYGIELVDARSYDKWFQKARKSVSPLKHSQLKAANALLKNSQTTAETRI, encoded by the coding sequence ATGGCACAGCTATTAAAGCTACAAGACTATATTTCACGTTATGAGCAACATATTTACGAATACCCATCTCGATTTATTCGATTGAAACAGCAAAACTGGAAACATGCCAAAATGCTGTTTGATTCAGGGATGTTTTTAACTCTTCCGCATGAAGAGGAAGAGGAGAGTGAAGAGCCAAAGGCATCACTTTTCCAATCGATAAAGGGATACTTTCAAAAAGAAAATAAAGAAGAAGTTGAAGAGGCTGGGGAGGAAGACGTATTTTTACAGCCCGAATCTGTTGACCAAGACCTTCACGTATATAGTACAGAACCACAGACGATCGAGGATGCAAAGGTATTGTTTTTAGAAAATTTATTGGAGATGCAAATTAAATGGGCAAGCTCTACTGCGTTTGAAATTTCAAACGTTGATCGCCGCTTTTACCATGATTCAGTGCTTCGTTATTTGCTTCAACGTTTTCCTGACACATACCTTATACTCTATAAGCCTATTTTCGTTGTGAGAAAAGCAACGGTTGAAGTAGACATTATCGTTCTTACTCCGATGGAAACGTGGTGCATTTCGCTTGTGGAATCTCGCCAGGGAAGCGTATTTCAATATTCGAAAGATCGTTTTTGGACGGAGCTGTTTCAAGAGAAACAAAAGAAAATCGTTAATCCACTTCTCAGTCTCAATCGAATGGGGAGCGTGGTGCAAGGTCTGTACGAAGCAAACGGTCTAGATATCCCAATTAAGCGCATTTTATTAAGTCGAAATGGTTATTTCGACTGCCCAACTCCACCATATGGAATTGAGCTAGTGGATGCAAGAAGCTACGATAAATGGTTTCAAAAAGCGCGAAAATCAGTGTCACCTCTTAAGCATAGTCAATTAAAGGCGGCGAATGCGTTATTAAAAAACAGTCAAACGACCGCAGAGACTCGAATATGA
- the thpR gene encoding RNA 2',3'-cyclic phosphodiesterase produces the protein MTIHTHFFIAIPLPSKLQMELTEWKSSQMRQLPFKQWTHLEDYHITLSFLGEADSRTLERLTYRLQEFAQGFSAFDLTTKHLHTFGKEETPRILWLGVEQEPLLNQLQSRVKQICDDSGFQTDNRPYMPHVTIAKKWQGEEPFPIKEYEHKQPIFPSSFSVEAFYLYRIHMDRQPKYEAVETFLLGNNAAL, from the coding sequence TTGACTATCCATACACACTTTTTCATTGCGATTCCGCTACCATCAAAGCTGCAAATGGAATTAACAGAGTGGAAATCGAGCCAAATGCGCCAATTGCCTTTTAAGCAATGGACGCATCTTGAGGATTATCATATTACGCTTTCGTTTTTAGGAGAAGCCGATTCGAGAACGTTAGAGCGTTTAACGTATCGTTTACAGGAATTCGCTCAAGGCTTTTCGGCTTTTGACTTAACGACAAAGCACCTGCACACATTTGGAAAAGAGGAGACTCCTCGTATACTATGGCTTGGAGTGGAGCAGGAGCCACTATTGAATCAGTTACAAAGCAGGGTAAAGCAGATTTGTGATGACTCCGGTTTTCAAACGGATAACCGACCTTATATGCCGCATGTAACCATTGCGAAAAAGTGGCAAGGTGAAGAGCCTTTTCCGATCAAAGAATATGAACACAAGCAGCCTATTTTTCCTTCATCTTTTTCCGTTGAGGCATTTTATTTGTATCGTATTCACATGGATCGTCAGCCTAAATACGAAGCGGTGGAGACTTTTTTACTTGGAAATAACGCCGCCTTATAA
- the cysK gene encoding cysteine synthase A, which translates to MKVVQNMADLIGETPLLKLNKLQPEGGASVYLKLEFFNPSKSVKDRAAFNMIIEAEKAGLLSANSTIIEPTSGNTGIGLAMNAAARGYKAILVMPDTMSQERINLLKAYGAEVVLTPGDEKMPGAIRKAEELAKEIPHSFVPMQFSNEANADAHRNTTALEIVEAMKEIGKDLSAFVATAGTGGTITGTGEVLKDHYPDLTVHVVEPKGSPVLAGGKPGKHKLVGTSPGFIPKILNQDVYNEIMHIKDEEAYDITRRLAAEEGILVGPSSGAACFAALEVAKRLGPDEVVVCIACDTGERYLSTDVFSF; encoded by the coding sequence ATGAAAGTCGTACAAAACATGGCCGATTTAATCGGCGAAACGCCTCTCCTTAAATTAAATAAACTCCAGCCTGAGGGAGGCGCTTCTGTTTATTTAAAGCTCGAGTTTTTTAATCCAAGCAAAAGCGTAAAAGACCGCGCAGCTTTTAACATGATTATCGAAGCCGAAAAGGCTGGGTTATTGTCAGCCAATTCTACAATTATTGAGCCGACAAGTGGAAACACAGGGATCGGACTTGCGATGAATGCAGCCGCGCGTGGATATAAAGCGATTTTAGTAATGCCCGACACGATGAGTCAGGAACGTATTAACCTGCTAAAAGCATATGGTGCTGAAGTGGTGCTAACACCAGGGGATGAAAAAATGCCAGGCGCTATTCGTAAAGCAGAGGAGCTTGCAAAAGAAATTCCTCATTCTTTTGTACCGATGCAATTTAGTAACGAAGCAAATGCAGATGCTCACAGAAACACTACTGCACTTGAAATCGTTGAAGCGATGAAGGAAATCGGCAAAGACTTGTCTGCATTCGTCGCAACAGCAGGAACAGGTGGAACAATTACCGGAACAGGCGAAGTATTAAAAGACCATTATCCTGACTTAACGGTGCACGTGGTGGAGCCAAAAGGATCTCCTGTCCTAGCTGGAGGAAAACCTGGAAAACACAAATTAGTCGGAACAAGTCCAGGATTCATTCCGAAAATCTTAAATCAAGATGTCTATAATGAAATTATGCACATTAAAGATGAAGAAGCGTATGACATTACAAGAAGACTTGCGGCTGAGGAAGGTATCTTAGTTGGTCCATCTTCAGGAGCGGCTTGCTTTGCTGCGTTGGAAGTCGCAAAGCGTTTAGGTCCAGATGAAGTCGTTGTATGTATTGCATGTGACACTGGTGAACGTTACTTATCAACAGATGTATTTTCGTTTTGA
- a CDS encoding glycosyltransferase produces MKGVSIITCTMRDHLMNEVFDNYQRQRWNGHMELIIVLNNDEMNIRKWKKKASQYQNVKVYQVPQSVTVGECKNFAVDQATYDVIAKLDDDDYYSPFFIESSMKVLKKTNAAIVGKKECFYYLEGSKELLSTGGKKVNQYVPHVADSSMLIQKKVFESVQFPHLPNRSDTEFQKAALEAGFRIYAGDQYDYLIIRKANTSSHTWRIKDEELRAMFKKISYKGDVSAYVIDPEKRTHQRMKENKYRRIQEIKLRNRMKRKIV; encoded by the coding sequence ATGAAAGGTGTCTCCATTATCACCTGTACGATGCGAGATCATTTAATGAACGAAGTATTTGATAATTATCAGCGTCAGCGATGGAATGGTCATATGGAGCTTATTATTGTTCTGAACAATGATGAGATGAACATTAGAAAATGGAAAAAGAAAGCTTCACAATATCAGAATGTGAAGGTATATCAAGTTCCTCAGAGCGTGACGGTCGGGGAGTGTAAAAACTTCGCAGTCGATCAAGCAACGTACGATGTGATTGCCAAATTGGATGACGATGACTACTATTCCCCGTTTTTTATTGAGAGCTCTATGAAAGTGCTGAAAAAGACCAACGCTGCCATTGTAGGGAAAAAAGAATGCTTTTATTACCTAGAGGGAAGCAAAGAACTCCTGTCAACGGGAGGGAAAAAAGTTAATCAATATGTACCACATGTGGCAGACTCAAGCATGCTCATTCAAAAAAAGGTATTTGAAAGCGTGCAATTTCCGCACCTACCAAATCGCTCCGATACCGAGTTTCAAAAAGCAGCTCTTGAGGCAGGGTTTCGTATTTATGCGGGGGATCAATACGATTATTTAATCATTCGAAAAGCGAATACTTCAAGTCATACGTGGCGTATTAAAGATGAGGAACTGCGTGCGATGTTTAAGAAGATATCCTACAAAGGAGACGTGTCTGCCTACGTCATTGATCCAGAAAAACGTACTCACCAGCGCATGAAAGAAAATAAGTACCGACGAATTCAAGAAATTAAGCTGCGTAATCGCATGAAAAGAAAAATCGTTTAA
- a CDS encoding NAD-dependent epimerase, whose protein sequence is MKIVVTGAAGFIGFHVSKRLLKEGHEVIGIDSVNDYYDPSLKKDRLKMLNQDGFTFIKCSLEDKEGIFRIFDHHKPQIVINLAAQAGVRYSIENPDVYVQSNIVGFLNILEACRSYKIDHLIYASSSSVYGANKTLPFSVSDNVDHPISLYAATKKSNELLAHTYSHLYQIPTTGMRFFTVYGPWGRPDMALFLFTKSILNEQEIEVYNHGQMRRDFTYVDDVVESIHRLLLAPPKPNNEWDATSPHAGSSYAPYQVFNIGNHSPVSLLDFIEEIEKQLGKKAKKKFLPLQPGDVPETYADIEALKNVINYVPKTSVQEGVGHFVKWYLNYYTKREEDKE, encoded by the coding sequence TTGAAAATCGTTGTAACAGGTGCTGCTGGATTTATTGGCTTTCATGTATCCAAGCGGCTATTAAAAGAAGGACATGAAGTAATCGGAATTGATAGTGTAAATGACTATTATGACCCTTCTTTAAAGAAAGATCGGTTAAAGATGTTGAACCAAGACGGCTTTACCTTCATAAAATGTTCTCTAGAAGATAAAGAGGGGATCTTTCGCATATTCGATCATCACAAGCCACAAATTGTCATTAATTTAGCTGCACAGGCTGGGGTACGCTATAGCATTGAAAACCCTGATGTCTATGTTCAATCTAATATTGTGGGGTTTTTAAACATACTAGAAGCCTGTCGTTCTTATAAAATCGACCACTTAATTTATGCTTCGTCAAGCTCCGTATATGGAGCGAATAAAACCCTTCCGTTTTCCGTAAGTGACAATGTTGATCATCCTATCAGCCTCTATGCAGCAACGAAAAAGTCCAATGAACTATTGGCTCATACCTACAGTCACCTCTATCAAATCCCTACAACGGGCATGCGATTCTTCACGGTTTACGGTCCGTGGGGGCGCCCTGATATGGCTCTTTTCTTATTTACCAAATCGATTTTGAATGAACAAGAAATTGAAGTTTATAATCATGGTCAAATGAGACGAGATTTTACGTATGTGGACGATGTAGTAGAGAGTATTCATCGCCTGCTTCTCGCTCCTCCAAAACCAAATAATGAATGGGATGCGACGTCTCCTCATGCAGGTTCAAGCTACGCACCATACCAAGTATTTAATATTGGCAACCATTCGCCAGTTTCGCTACTAGACTTTATCGAAGAAATTGAAAAACAGCTAGGGAAAAAAGCAAAAAAGAAATTTTTGCCGCTTCAGCCAGGCGACGTTCCGGAAACATATGCTGATATTGAAGCATTGAAAAATGTGATTAACTATGTTCCAAAAACGTCCGTTCAAGAAGGGGTAGGACATTTTGTAAAGTGGTATCTCAATTATTATACGAAGAGAGAGGAGGATAAGGAATGA
- a CDS encoding MFS transporter, protein MEVVIKKQRNVTQLIFCSYYFMIFFGIGSFSPLLTVYLTDIIHLKGTQIGMITSMSPVVMIFAQPLWGVLADYTQKSRVVLTVTLIFTAAMGIAFSFMNAYTMILFVAALLAFFQSSLVPLSDSISLNYVQRTKGNYGSIRLWGAVGFAVAVLIVGRLSEEFGLHIIFYVFACSLLIASAFAWQLPKESQTMRVNVRSGVAKLFRIPKFVLFLMTTFLVFGPIFANNFYFGLYITTIGGTLTGVGIAFLLAAGSEAPFMKISSLVIRKFGIMQILCVAGATSFVRWGFYFIEPPLALVYATTILQGISIGLFIPSALEYVRSIAPNEVKVTAVSLYSAVGNGLGSWFCAFFGGIIIERYSITVMYGCFSIMTLIGLGLILVIWKLESRQRTEDGYEF, encoded by the coding sequence ATGGAAGTCGTAATTAAGAAACAGAGAAATGTAACACAGCTTATTTTTTGCAGTTATTATTTTATGATTTTCTTTGGTATTGGCAGCTTTTCTCCTTTATTGACCGTTTATTTAACAGATATTATTCATTTAAAAGGAACACAGATTGGAATGATTACCTCGATGAGTCCGGTTGTGATGATTTTCGCACAGCCGCTATGGGGAGTGCTTGCAGATTATACACAAAAATCACGGGTAGTTCTAACCGTTACGCTCATTTTTACGGCGGCAATGGGCATTGCCTTTTCATTTATGAATGCGTATACAATGATTTTATTTGTCGCTGCGCTGCTTGCCTTTTTTCAAAGCTCATTGGTTCCGTTATCAGATAGTATTTCCTTGAATTATGTTCAGCGAACAAAAGGAAACTATGGCTCTATTCGTTTGTGGGGAGCTGTAGGATTTGCGGTTGCTGTTTTAATCGTTGGAAGACTTTCAGAAGAATTTGGTCTACATATTATTTTTTATGTGTTTGCTTGTTCTCTATTAATTGCTTCTGCTTTTGCTTGGCAATTACCGAAGGAAAGTCAAACAATGCGTGTAAATGTAAGAAGCGGAGTTGCCAAGCTGTTTCGGATTCCTAAGTTTGTACTGTTTTTAATGACCACGTTTTTAGTATTTGGTCCGATTTTTGCCAATAATTTTTATTTTGGGTTGTATATTACAACAATCGGCGGCACGTTAACGGGCGTTGGGATTGCGTTTTTACTAGCAGCAGGAAGCGAAGCGCCTTTTATGAAAATTTCAAGTCTGGTCATACGAAAGTTCGGTATTATGCAAATTTTATGTGTAGCGGGTGCTACTTCTTTCGTTCGATGGGGCTTTTATTTCATTGAACCTCCGCTTGCTCTTGTCTATGCAACGACGATTTTACAAGGAATCTCAATTGGTCTCTTTATTCCTTCTGCTCTTGAGTATGTTCGATCCATTGCACCGAATGAAGTGAAAGTAACAGCTGTTTCCTTATACTCTGCTGTTGGAAACGGACTAGGGAGCTGGTTTTGTGCCTTTTTTGGTGGCATAATCATCGAGCGCTACTCGATTACAGTGATGTACGGATGTTTTAGCATAATGACGCTCATAGGACTAGGATTAATTCTTGTCATCTGGAAGCTTGAATCACGTCAAAGAACGGAGGATGGCTATGAGTTCTAA
- the pepV gene encoding dipeptidase PepV — protein sequence MTNINWSEEVQKRENEILTSTQEFLKIKSVLDETTVSEGAPFGEGIAQALKHLLHKGEQDGFTVKNVDGYAGHIELGQGEDVIGILCHIDVVPEGDGWSVDPYGGEIKDGKIYARGAIDDKGPTMAAYYAMKIVKDLGVPLNKRVRMIIGTDEESNWQCVDHYFKHEEMPKMGFAPDADFPIINAEKGIADFDLVQAPSKDAAPSSVTLTVLESGRRYNMVPDFAKAMLDVQEGVEDIQERFNSFLQEKQLQGKTSMDQKQLTLELQGVSAHGSVPEKGKNAGLLLNAFLQTIQLDEQGKQYVDFVNRYLVGDTLGQALEAAYRDDITGDLTINVGILRYSQEEGGKLGLNTRYPVTADIDKVVESIKSHSASFNMEIQNFSDSKPHHVDKNHPLIQTLQKVYTEQTGEEATLLAIGGGTYARALDAGVAFGPLFEGREELAHEKDEYMVVEDLLRATAIYAQAILELTK from the coding sequence ATGACAAATATCAATTGGTCTGAAGAAGTCCAAAAAAGAGAAAATGAAATTTTAACATCTACACAAGAATTTCTGAAAATTAAAAGTGTTTTAGATGAAACTACTGTTTCAGAAGGAGCGCCGTTTGGAGAAGGAATTGCACAAGCATTGAAGCATTTATTACATAAAGGTGAGCAAGATGGCTTTACCGTTAAAAATGTTGATGGCTATGCCGGACATATTGAACTTGGCCAAGGAGAAGATGTGATCGGAATCCTTTGTCATATTGACGTTGTTCCTGAAGGAGATGGATGGTCTGTTGATCCGTACGGAGGGGAAATCAAAGACGGTAAAATTTATGCTCGTGGAGCGATTGATGATAAGGGTCCTACAATGGCAGCTTACTATGCGATGAAAATTGTCAAAGATCTTGGTGTTCCACTAAATAAACGCGTGCGTATGATTATCGGAACAGATGAAGAAAGCAATTGGCAGTGTGTGGATCATTATTTCAAGCATGAAGAAATGCCGAAAATGGGCTTTGCGCCAGACGCAGATTTCCCTATTATTAATGCCGAAAAAGGAATCGCTGATTTTGATCTTGTACAAGCACCATCAAAAGATGCAGCACCAAGTTCCGTGACGTTAACGGTATTAGAATCTGGTCGTCGCTACAACATGGTTCCAGATTTCGCAAAAGCAATGTTAGATGTACAAGAGGGAGTTGAAGATATTCAAGAGCGTTTTAACAGCTTCTTGCAGGAAAAGCAGTTACAAGGAAAAACAAGCATGGATCAAAAGCAACTAACACTAGAACTACAGGGCGTATCGGCACATGGAAGCGTACCTGAAAAAGGTAAAAATGCAGGTTTACTGCTAAATGCTTTTTTACAAACGATTCAATTAGATGAGCAAGGTAAACAATACGTAGATTTTGTAAATCGTTATCTTGTTGGAGATACTTTAGGACAAGCGTTAGAGGCTGCTTATCGTGATGATATCACTGGCGATCTAACAATCAATGTAGGGATCTTAAGATATTCACAAGAAGAGGGCGGAAAGCTTGGGCTGAATACGCGCTATCCTGTTACAGCGGATATCGATAAAGTTGTGGAGTCAATTAAATCTCATAGTGCTTCATTTAACATGGAAATTCAGAACTTTTCAGATTCTAAGCCACATCATGTAGATAAAAACCATCCGTTAATTCAAACGTTGCAAAAGGTATATACAGAGCAAACAGGTGAAGAAGCAACGCTCCTTGCAATCGGTGGGGGGACTTATGCCCGTGCTTTAGATGCAGGGGTGGCGTTCGGTCCGCTTTTTGAAGGGCGTGAGGAACTTGCTCATGAAAAAGATGAATATATGGTGGTTGAAGATCTTCTAAGAGCGACGGCTATCTATGCTCAAGCCATTTTAGAACTCACAAAATAA
- a CDS encoding DeoR family transcriptional regulator, giving the protein MKPSTNRMLTRIKSVYMFIRKKGTVTTQELVDEFGITPRTIQRDLNVLAYNDLVHSPTRGKWSATEKKVRMSS; this is encoded by the coding sequence TTGAAGCCTTCAACAAATCGCATGCTAACTCGCATTAAATCTGTTTACATGTTTATTCGTAAAAAGGGAACTGTTACCACGCAAGAACTGGTAGATGAATTTGGGATTACACCTAGAACCATTCAAAGAGATTTAAATGTACTAGCGTATAATGACTTGGTTCATAGTCCTACTCGAGGCAAATGGTCCGCTACAGAGAAAAAAGTTCGGATGTCATCATAA